ACGAGCGCGCGCTGTGGCGCCTGCTCGACGGCGCCAGCACCGTTGCCATCGAGTTCCCGGTCAAGGCCGGCGGCACCCGGACCGCGGTCTTCGAGGTTGCGGGTCTGGACCGGACCAGACTGCCCGGGTGGAATTGAGCGGGAAGGCCCGCCCCGCCTCCCCGGCCGAGCCGGGCCACCGCAGGAATCCGCGGCTCTGACCGATCCCGGTCCCGCGAGCCGCGCGCTGCGCAGTCCCGAAACGCGACCGGCGCCGCTGCGTATCCCCGGCTGGCGACGGCTGCCGCGTCACGCGCAGCTGGCGCGGGCGCACGTTGTGCGCGGGCACGTTGCGCGAAGAGTGCGACGCCTCAGCGGCAATTGGCCTCGGCAATGGCCATGCGCTGGTTGGCGGCGTTGCGCTCGCGCACGGCGGCCCGTTGCTGCGCGTCCCGACTGGCGCGCAGGCCGCTGCGGTCCGCGGGGTCGGCCGCATCGCCGCCTCGCGCGGCGCGCTGTGTTTCGATCGCGGCCGCGCGGCGTTGCGCGCTGCGGATGCGCGCATCGCTGGTCGGCGTGATGGTGCGCGCCGCCTGCTGCAGGCAGCGCTCGCGAGCGGGATCCCGCGTCGCCGGGGTCTCGATCTGCGCCGGCAAGCGCGACGGCGCATCCACCGGGCGCAAGCTGCCGCTTGCACGTGCGGGTGGATCAGCGGGATTGCGCAGCTGCTGGGCAAGCGCCGGAAACGAGGCCGCTAGCAGCAGGGTCATCAGCAAGGTGACGCTTCGCATGAGGAATCCGGAAGTCCGCGCATGGCGCGCATCTGCCTGACAGATGCCGCTCCGGTGGCGTTGGATCAAGCCGCGCCGCCCCGTGGATTCAGGGGCGGTCGGGGTGCGGGCCCTGACCGGTCGCCGGCCGCATCCGTGGGTTCCAGCTCGGCGACGGGCGCCGGCGGCTGTCCGGGCACTTCCGCGGGAATCGCCACCGGCTCGCGTTCCTCGCCATCGAGCATGTGCGCATGCCGCCAGCCGCCCCAGCGGTAGTAGGCGATCGCCAGCAGCATCGCGACGAAGGCACTGACCGGAAAGCTCCACCAGATCGCGTCGATGCCAAGGCTGGGCTGCAGCAGGGTGGCGACCGGCACGCGCACGCCCCACAGGGTGCCCGCCAGGATCAGCAATGGCGCCAGCACGGCGCCGGTCGAGCGCACCACGCCAAACAGCACGAAGGTCACGCCGAAGAACAGGAACGACCAGATCGCGATGCGGTTGAGGTGGCGCGCGGTGTCGAGCGCCACGCTGGCATCGCCGAGGAACAGCGACAGCGCTGCGCGGTCGAGCAGCAGGAGCAGGGTGATGAGCCCGCCGGTCAACAGCAGGTTGAACGCCACCGCGGTGCCGGCGATGCGCGACACCCGGTCCCACCGCCCGGCGCCGACATTCTGGGCGGCCATTGTCGAACATGCCGCGCCGATCGCCATCGCCGGCATCTGCACATAGGTCCACAACTGCAGCGCCGCGCCGTAGCCTGCGGTCGTGTCGACGCCGTGCACATTGACCATCGAGATCATCGCGATCATCGCCGCCGACAGCATCACCATCTGCAGGCCCATCGGCACGCCCTTGACCAGCAGTGCACGCACGATGGCCCAGTCGGGCCGATAGAGATTCCGCTCGTTGCGGTGGATCCACAGCCGGTGCCGGCGGTGACGCAGCCAGCCGAGCAGGGCGGCGAGTCCCAGCGCGTTGGCGATCAGGCTGGCCATGGCCGCGCCGGCCATGCCCATCGCCGGCCACGGGCCGATACCCAGCATCAGCAGCGGCACCATCACGATGTCCAGCGCCACCACCAGCAGCAGGAACAGGAACGGCGTGCGTGCGTCGCCGGCGCCACGCAGGATCGCCGACAGGAACGCGAATGCGTACAGGAACGGCACCGCCAGGAAGATCAGCTTCAGATAGGCTTCGGCGTGCGGCAACGCCCCTGCGGGCGTGCCCATCCACACCAGCACATGCCGCGACAGCGGCAGGCCGATCAGCGCGACCAGTACCGATGCGCTCAGGAAGAACGTCGCACTGGTGCCGATGACCCGCTTGGCGCCGGCCAGGTCGCTGCGGCCGATCGCCTGCGCCACCAGGATCGACGCCGCCATGCCCACCCCGAATACCGCGCCCAGCAGGAAGAACAGGATGTTGTTGGCGTTCGCGATCGCCGCCAGCGCGTCCTCGCCGAGAAAGCGGCCGATCCAGACCGCGTTGACCGAACCGTTGAGCGACTGCATGACGTTGCCGCCGAGGATCGGCAGCGCGAACGCGAACAGCGTGGGCGCGATCGCACCGTGGGTGAGATCGCGCGGGCGTGCGGGTGGAGCGGCGGGGGAGGCAGATCTGGATTCCGGCATGTGCGCATTCAACCGGGAAGCGGATCGCGGCACGGTGAGGGCGGCTGCGCTCGCGGTGCGCCGTCGGCAAGTCGCGACGGGGCGGCGGACATGCAACGCGCCCGGAACCTCGGGCCGGGCGGACGCCGCCCGCATGCGTGGACATGTCACCTGGGCGTCGCAATGCGCTGCCGCCACGGGTAATCGCCACTGCGGACCCCGGCAGGGTGGTCATGCTCGTCGCGCGCGTCAGATCACGCGACGCAGGGGGGCAGATCGGGGCCGGCATACGACAAGGCGATATCGGTCCGCAGTAGCGCGCCTGGCAGCCTGTCTTTGTTGGCTGACAGGGCGATTCTCAGCCCGCGGCCCGGGCCGGGACATGGTGTACCCATTGCCGAACAATGTGCTGGACCGGAGCAACCTGCTTCGCAACAGCGCCGGGAGACCGAAAGCTGATGCAGGCGCGATCCGGGCCGAGCCATTGCAACAGGCGTTGCGGATCTTCAATCGAGTCGTGCGCGATGGAACTCTTCTTGGCGCCCAGGTGCAGGATGAGCTGGAGGGGAACCTTGCCGTTCAAGCGCATGGTGGCGAAGTGCTCGCCGGTGTAGAAGCTGGGGGCATTCCACTTGATCTCTTCCCCGATGTCGTCGGCGGACGCAAGGATCGCGCAGCGCAAAGCTTCGACGTCCCCCCGCAGTCGCGGGGAAAGGCCGGCAATGTAGTCGGCCACGGAACCTGCGGAAGGAGACTTGCGACTGCCCATGGCCGCTCCTGCGTGGGTCAGCGCTGGAACCAGGTCACGCCGCGAAGCGGCGGCTTGAATGAATTGTTGGCACTCAGCTACGGACGGTGAGCCGTGTAGCGTGCGAAGTGCTTCCCTTCGCCATCGGGCTGAGCAGCCTCGAGGACGAACAGCCACGTATCCGTGTCCGGGCTATAGGTGAACGTATCGAGGAACGCGCCGCTCTCGTAAGGAATGGTGAACTGCACCGTGTTTGCGGACACTGATCCGGTGCCGTGCGGTACCGAGTGTTTTGCCCCGAAACTGTCCATCCAATGAGCGATGACAGTCCCGCTCTCGGTGTCGTAACCGATCAGAACCCGAGCCTCGTACTGCGAGGGCACCTGCACATCATTCATGTGGATTTCTGTGAAGGCGCCATGGAGCGTAGGCCCCGCGACCATCCGGTAAGTCACCGGCTCGCCCATGACATCTCCAGACATGACCCACTCACCGTCCAGCGCTTTCAGCGGCGCCGGTCGGTCTGGAATCTTCGGATGGTCTTGGGCGCTCAGCGCCCCTGCGGCGAGAAGCATTGCCGCGCCCACAATTGCTGCAAACCGCATCGAACTTTCCCCGGACTGCTGACGTTTGTATTAGGCCCCGCCGCGAAGCGGGTGCGGCTTGAATGAACTGTCAGCCGTCGCCGCGACGCGGGATTGCCTGCTGTGACTGATGATCGATGGGTGCCGATGTGTGCTCATGGAAGATCTTCCACGCATCTCCAGTCCTGCGCAGGGCCATGGTGGCCCGATTGCTGAGAGATCTGAGCGCTATGCCGTCAGGCGCCACCGCAGTGTAGGTGAGAATGGCATGGCCAATAGCCAGGTCTTCGGACACAGTTGAATCGGCACTGTCGCAAGTAACGACAACACGCTCATCCCCGAGCGATGAGAACCAGCCCGCAGCCATGTCACGCCATGCCGCCAGGCCGCGAATTGACCATGTGCCCCACATGTCGAAGACATGGATGTCCTGGTCATAGAGTGCGGCGAATGCGTCAACATCCTTGGCGAGAACGGCCTCCACATATGCGGCAAGCGCGCGGGAGAATGGATTGTCTTCACCCATCTGCGAGAACCTCTCTGTGGGGGCTAACACCAGAGTTAAGCCGAGGCGCGTAGTGGAGCCGACCACATGGCAAGCATTACCTGCCATGTGGTCGGTGCAACGAAGCGACTTCGGCTTGAACGCATTGTTAGGCCTCAGGCTGTCGGTGCTCTATCGCAACGTTACGGCGAGCCCTTAGCACGAGTGCGTAGAGCACCAGTACGATGAAAATGACACTGACGACGAATAGGGCTAGTACATTGGTGCTCAGAAGTTGATCAAGAGTATTTCCCGCTGGATCTGACCATGCAAGTCGACGAAGCTTATCTTCGTTGCTCTCAATCCTGCTCAAGAGATTAGCTCGAATCGCTCGATGGGCATCCTGTTGGATGGACAGCATTGCCTGGGATTTATACGGTTCGATTGTAGAGCGCGCCAAATAAGCGTCTTCGGCCTTCTCGCAGTAAAGCGTGGCCAGTGACTCCTTTTTTTGAGTGGACTCAATGCACTCTGTCGTCAGGTTGTACGCGTTCCTTAGTAGCACTTGATCCGTGCTTATTAACACTTGTTGGTTTTGAAGGTCTGTTGCTTCTTTTGATCGTTCAAGCAGGCTGTCTACGTAAAGATAGCTCACCCCAAGGATTACCACGGAAACGAAGGAAATCAGAACTAACGTCCGGATTACCGAGATGGCAGCCCAGCGCGTTACTGCATTGACGATCTCCTTCGCTGCTTTCAGTTGCTCAGTTGTTTCTTTCACGCTTGGAGGCATGTTCCGATCCTGAGGCCTAACGCCAGAATTAAGCCGCGTTGCGGAGCAACATCGGCTTGAATGAATTGTTAGGGGGTATACCAGCGCCAGACGGCGCCGATGAATGCAAGCGCTGCGCCGATAAGCCCCAGAAGCTCAAAGCCGCGAGCGGTCTTGTGTGGTCCTTTGACTTGTGGCCATAGAGGTCCGGAGAAGCTGACGGGGTTCTTGTACGCGTTCAGACCCAGGCAGAGGAAACCGAAAGCGGAAAGGGCGTAATGAGGTGAGCGATTTGCGGCAAAAG
The genomic region above belongs to Luteimonas chenhongjianii and contains:
- a CDS encoding YybH family protein, which gives rise to MGEDNPFSRALAAYVEAVLAKDVDAFAALYDQDIHVFDMWGTWSIRGLAAWRDMAAGWFSSLGDERVVVTCDSADSTVSEDLAIGHAILTYTAVAPDGIALRSLSNRATMALRRTGDAWKIFHEHTSAPIDHQSQQAIPRRGDG
- a CDS encoding DUF1801 domain-containing protein — translated: MGSRKSPSAGSVADYIAGLSPRLRGDVEALRCAILASADDIGEEIKWNAPSFYTGEHFATMRLNGKVPLQLILHLGAKKSSIAHDSIEDPQRLLQWLGPDRACISFRSPGAVAKQVAPVQHIVRQWVHHVPARAAG
- a CDS encoding DUF1579 family protein, which translates into the protein MRFAAIVGAAMLLAAGALSAQDHPKIPDRPAPLKALDGEWVMSGDVMGEPVTYRMVAGPTLHGAFTEIHMNDVQVPSQYEARVLIGYDTESGTVIAHWMDSFGAKHSVPHGTGSVSANTVQFTIPYESGAFLDTFTYSPDTDTWLFVLEAAQPDGEGKHFARYTAHRP
- a CDS encoding MATE family efflux transporter, which produces MPESRSASPAAPPARPRDLTHGAIAPTLFAFALPILGGNVMQSLNGSVNAVWIGRFLGEDALAAIANANNILFFLLGAVFGVGMAASILVAQAIGRSDLAGAKRVIGTSATFFLSASVLVALIGLPLSRHVLVWMGTPAGALPHAEAYLKLIFLAVPFLYAFAFLSAILRGAGDARTPFLFLLLVVALDIVMVPLLMLGIGPWPAMGMAGAAMASLIANALGLAALLGWLRHRRHRLWIHRNERNLYRPDWAIVRALLVKGVPMGLQMVMLSAAMIAMISMVNVHGVDTTAGYGAALQLWTYVQMPAMAIGAACSTMAAQNVGAGRWDRVSRIAGTAVAFNLLLTGGLITLLLLLDRAALSLFLGDASVALDTARHLNRIAIWSFLFFGVTFVLFGVVRSTGAVLAPLLILAGTLWGVRVPVATLLQPSLGIDAIWWSFPVSAFVAMLLAIAYYRWGGWRHAHMLDGEEREPVAIPAEVPGQPPAPVAELEPTDAAGDRSGPAPRPPLNPRGGAA